The following nucleotide sequence is from Mycobacterium sp. Z3061.
TCCGGCGACGGCTCGACCGCGGTGCGCCGCGCGGAAGAGGCGGTCGAAAAGGCGCGCGACATGGCCGGCGGATCGGCGCGGCACCGCGTCAAGAGCGATGTGGTGCTGGCCGCCGCCCTGTGCAGCGCAGGGGCCGTCGAGCGGGCCCGAGCCGTCGCGCAAGCGGCATTCGAGACCGCCGCGCCGTTGCGGCTCATCCCGCTGCGCTGGGCCCTCGCTTGCTTGCTGATCGATACCGGAAGCGTCACGGTTGAAGCACAGGGGCTGCCCGAACTCGTTGAAATCCGGGATATTTGCGCAGGTGAGGTACAACGCGCCGGTGGGACCTGGCGCACCGCCTGAGATCCTGTCCGCCCGTTATTGTCGCTCAGCGAGTTAGCCCGGGATGAGTCCCGTCCGTGACTTTGGAGAAACCACCGTCGATGACAATGCAGGGAGAACGTCTCGACGCTGTGGTCGTGGAGGCCGCCGCAGGGGACCGGAACGCGCTTCGGGAGGTGCTGGAGACCATCCGTCCGATCGTCGTCCGATACTGCCGAGCGCGAGTCGGCACCGTCGAACGGGGCGGACTGTCCGCAGATGACGTGGCCCAGGAGGTGTGCTTGGCGACAATAACGGCGTTGCCGCGCTACCGGGACCGTGGGCGCCCTTTCCTGGCCTTTCTGTACGGCATCGCGGCACACAAAGTGGCGGACGCCCATCGTGCCGCCGGCCGCGACCTGGCTTACCCGGCCGAAGAGGTGCCGGAGCGCCGGTCATCGGACGCGGGGCCGGAGCAGCGGGCCATCGAGGCTGACTCGGTGACCCGGATGAACGAATTGCTGGAGATCTTGCCGGCCAAGCAACGCGAGATCCTGATCCTGCGCGTGGTGGTGGGTCTGAGCGCCGAGGAGACCGCTGCGGCTGTGGGCAGCACGACGGGTGCGGTTCGGGTGGCCCAGCATCGCGCACTTCAACGGTTGAGAGACGAGATCGTCGCGGCAGGTGAATATGCGTAGTTCTGATTTCGGTAATGATCGGCCGGCCCTGGACGAGGTGGCCCGCACCGACCTGCTGCTCGACGCGCTGGCAGCACGCACCGAGGGCGTGTTCGGCGACCCCGTCGGGTTCGAAGACGAGGCGCTGACGGCGCTGCTGGGCGAGTGGCGCGACGACCTGCGCTGGCCACCGGCGAGTGCGCTGGTGTCGCAGGACGAAGCCGAGGATGCGCTGCGCGACGGGATGATGGACAACAACCGCGGCCGGCGCGGCCTGGCCGCGGTCGGCTCGGTGGCCGCGACCCTGCTGATGCTCAGCGGCTTCGGTGCGGTAGTGGGCGACGCCCGGCCAGGCGACCTGTTGTACGGCCTGCACGCCATGATGTTCAACGAACCGAGGGTCAGCGACGACCAGATCATGTTGTCCGCGAAGGCCGATCTGGCCAAGGTGGAGCAGATGATCGCCCAGGGCAAATGGGACCAGGCGCAGACCCAGCTGGCCGAGGTCAGCAGCACGCTGCAGGCCGTCAACGACGGTGGCCGCCGGCAGGGCCTGCTCGACGAGGTGAACCAGCTCAACACCAAGGTGGAAAAGCGCGATCCCAATGCCATGACGCGGCCCGCCTCGCCACCCACCACCGAGTTGGCGGTCCCCAGTGCCCCGGCGAACTCGCGGACTCCGCAGCCGCTGGCGCCCGCCACCGAACCTTCACCTCCGGTGGCGGTCGACGCGTCGACATCCCCGGAGACACCCGAACCGGTCGATTCCACCACCCCGACACCGGCTCCCACGACCACGCCACCGGCGTCCACCACCACGGTGCCCAGCACGTCCCCGACACCGTCGACCACCAAGCCCAAGGCGTCCACCACCACGCCGACCACGCAACCCGGAACCACCACGCCGACCACCACGGCCAAGCCCAAGTCGAGTACGTCCGCGTCGCCCAACTCACCGGCCGCGGGACCGGGTTCGCCGGCGCCGTCGACACCGTCGGGGGAATTGTGGGACACGACATCCGGGCCGGCTACGCCGAGAACATCGCTCCCGACCAGCACCCGGCCTTAAATCAGGCCCCTAAATTAGAGATCGCGCCTCAGAGGTGGCGACGGAACCCGTCCGCGTCTGACGTCGCTTCGTTCAGCGAGGCGTCGGCATACCCGCGGCAGTAATCCCACGTGACGTAGGCGTCCGGCTCGGGGTCGTAGGCCGGCTCGTGCGGACGTACGGTGCCGTCGATGAGCAGCTGCAGCAGGTTCGCCCGCAGCATGTCCCAGTCGTGGTAGTGATCCTGCTGGCACTCATCACAACAGACCACCAGGCCGCGGATCCCGCGGTGTGCCAGCAACGCCTCGTAGACCGCCAGGTCGGCCAGGTCCGCTTCGACGGCCATCCGTTCCTGCTGATCCAGCGGCTGTCCGGGCTCGACGGCCTCCAGAGCCGCCGACGGGTCCATGGGGTCGTCGGCGAAGGGATCGGGCGGCAAACCCGGCGGGAGGTGGTCACGCACCCCCATAGCCTACGCAGCCCGGCAGCGATAACGCCAGAAATTGCCGGGGCGCGCCCCGCTCCACCGCAATGACACCGTGGCGCGGCTGCGCCACTGCCGCAATGACACCGTGGCGCGGCTGCGCCACTTCCCAGATGACACCGTGGCGCGGCTGCGCCACTTCCCAGATGACACGGCGAAGTCGCGAGTCGGGCTGTCCCCGGAAGCCGATAGGATGATCTTTCTTACCCCAGCCTGCATTTGGAGGGCCCCGCCGATGTCCCGTGGCATGTCCGGCCTCGAAGACAGCTCCGACCTGGTCGGCAGCCCGTACGTGCGCGTGGGCGGCCTGTCCGGGGACCCGGTGCCCACCGGAGGCGACGACCCGCACAAGATCGCGATGCTGGGCCTGACCTTCGACGACGTATTGCTGCTGCCCGCCGCCTCCGACGTGGTACCGGCCACCGCGGACACCTCCAGTCAGCTCACCAAGCGGGTACGCCTGAAGGTGCCGCTGGTCAGTTCGGCGATGGACACGGTCACCGAGTCCCGGATGGCGATCGCGATGGCCCGTGCCGGTGGCATGGGCGTGCTGCACCGCAACCTGCCGGTCGCCGAGCAGGCCGGTCAGGTTGAGATGGTGAAGCGCTCGGAGGCCGGCATGGTCACCGATCCCGTCACCTGCCGCCCGGACAACACGCTGGCCCAGGTCGACGCGCTGTGCGCGCGGTTCCGGATCTCCGGTCTTCCCGTCGTCGACGACGACGGCGCGCTGGTCGGCATCATCACCAACCGCGACATGCGGTTCGAGGTCGACCAGAACCGGCAGGTCGCCGAGGTGATGACGAAGTCGCCGCTGATCACCGCCCAGGAGGGCGTCAGCGCATCGGCGGCGCTGGGCCTGTTGCGCCGCAACAAGATCGAGAAGCTGCCCATCGTGGACGGCCACGGCCGGCTGACCGGGCTGATCACCGTCAAGGACTTCGTCAAGACCGAGCAGCACCCGCTGGCCACCAAGGACAGCGACGGCCGGCTGCTGGTGGGGGCGGCCGTCGGCGTCGGCGGCGATGCGTGGGTGCGCGCGATGATGCTGGTCGACGCCGGCGTGGACGTGCTGGTGGTCGACACTGCGCACGCGCACAACCGCCTGGTGCTCGACATGGTCAACAAGCTCAAGCTCGAGGTGGGCGACCGGGTCGACGTGGTCGGCGGCAACGTGGCAACCCGCTCGGCGGCCGCCGCCCTGGTCGACGCCGGAGCCGACGCGGTGAAGGTGGGCGTCGGGCCCGGTTCTATCTGCACCACCCGGGTGGTCGCCGGTGTCGGCGCACCGCAGATCACGGCGATCCTGGAAGCAGTGGCGGTCTGTCGTCCTCATGGCGTGCCGGTGATCGCCGACGGCGGCTTGCAGTACTCCGGCGACATCGCCAAAGCGCTGGCCGCGGGCGCGTCGGCGGCCATGCTCGGCTCGCTGCTGGCCGGCACCGCCGAAGCGCCGGGGGAGCTGATCTTCGTCAACGGCAAGCAGTACAAGAGCTACCGGGGCATGGGGTCGCTGGGCGCCATGCAAGGCAGAGGGGGAGCCAAGTCCTACTCCAAGGACCGCTACTTCGCCGATGACGCGCTCTCCGAGGACAAGCTGGTGCCCGAGGGCATCGAAGGCCGGGTGCCTTTCCGCGGCCCGCTCGGTTCGGTGATCCACCAACTGACCGGCGGTCTGCGAGCCGCGATGGGGTACACCGGTTCGCCCACGATCGAGGTGCTGCAGCAGGCGCAGTTCGTCCGGATCACCCCCGCTGGTCTCAAGGAAAGCCACCCTCACGACGTCGCGATGACCGTCGAAGCACCGAACTACTACGCGCGCTGACGGTGACCATGGTTGAGATCGGCATGGGCCGCAGCGCCCGTCGTACCTATGAACTCAGCGAGATCAACATCGTGCCGTCGCGGCGCACCCGCTCGTCGCAGGATGTGTCGACGGCGTGGCAGCTGGACGCTTACCGGTTCGAGATCCCACTACTGGCGCACCCGACCGACGCCCTGGTGTCCCCGGAGTTCGCCATCGAGTTCGGCCGGCTGGGCGGGCTGGCGGTGCTCAACGGGGAAGGGCTGATCGGCCGGCACGCCGACGTGCAGGGCAAGATCACCCAGCTGATCGAAGCCGCGACCAAGGAGCCCGAACCCTCGGCGGCCATCCGGCTGCTGCAGGAGTTGCACGCGGCCCCCCTGAACCCTGACCTGCTCGGCGCGGCGGTCGCCCGCATCCGCGAGGCGGGCGTCACCACCGCGGTACGGCTCAGCCCGCAGAACGCCCAGGCGCTCACCCCGGTGCTGTTGCAGGCGGGCGTGGACCTGCTGGTCATTCAGGGCACCATCGTCTCGGCCGAGCGGGTTGCCAGTGACGGCGAGCCGCTGAACCTCAAGACCTTCATCTCCGAACTGGACATCCCCGTCGTCGCCGGCGGCGTGCAGGACCACCGCACCGCGCTGCACCTGATGCGCACCGGCGCGGCCGGCGTCATCGTCGGCTACGGCTCCACCCGAGGGGTGACCACCACCGACGAGGTGTTGGGCATCAGCGTGGCGATGGCCACGGCGATCGCCGACGCCGCCGCCGCCCGGCGCGAATACCTCGACGAAACCGGCGGCCGCTACGTGCACGTGCTGGCCGACGGCGACATCCACACCTCCGGCGAACTGGCCAAGGCCATCGCGTGTGGCGCCGACGCGGTGATGCTGGGCACGCCGCTGGCCGAATCGGCCGAGGCACTGGGCGAGGGCTGGTTCTGGCCGTCGGCCGCCGCGCACCCGTCGTTGCCCCGCGGAGCACTGCTGCAGATCGCCGTCGGCGAGCGCCCGCCGCTGCAGCGGGTTCTCAACGGCCCGTCCGATGACCCGTTCGGCACCCTGAACCTGGTCGGCGGTCTGCGCCGGGCGATGGCCAAGGCCGGGTACTGCGACCTCAAAGAGTTCCAGAAGGTCGGTCTGACGGTCGCCAGCTAGGGGCCGGTTCTGTCGCGAGCAGACATGAAATCGCACGATGCAGTGCCAAAACACGCGATTTCGCGTCTGCTCGGCAGACTGCTTGACGCCTCCGATGTAAAGCGGGTCATACTGCTCCGATGAAACCGGACTTTGACGTCTTGATTATCGGTTCAGGCTTCGGCGGCAGTGTCAGCGCGCTGCGCCTGACGGAAAAGGGCTACCGGGTCGGGGTGCTCGAAGCCGGCCGTCGGTACGAAGACAAAGACTTCGCCAAAACCTCGTGGGACCTGCGGAAGTTTCTCTGGGCTCCCAAGCTGGGCTGCTACGGGATCCAGCGCATCCACCCGCTCAAGAACGTCATGATCCTGGCCGGGGCCGGTGTGGGCGGCGGCTCGCTGAACTACGCGAACACGCTCTACATCCCGCCGGACCCGTTCTTCAACGACCAGCAGTGGAAACACATCACCGACTGGCGCGACGAACTGATGCCGCACTACCAGCAGGCGCAGCGCATGCTCGGCGTGGTCTACAACCCGACGTTCACCGATGCCGACCGCATCTTCAAAGAGGTCGCCGACGAGATGGGCTGCGGTGACACCTGGGTGCCCACTCCGGTCGGGGTGTTCTTCGGTCCCGATGGCACCCAGACGCCGGGGAAGACGGTGCCCGACCCGTACTTCGGCGGCGCGGGACCGGCGCGCACCGGCTGCATGGAATGCGGCTGCTGCATGACGGGTTGCCGGCACGGCGCCAAGAACACACTGCTCAAGAACTACCTGGCCCTGGCGGAATCCGCTGGCGCACAGGTCATTCCAATGACCACGGTCAAGGGGTTCGAGCAGCGGGGCGACGGGTTGTGGGAGGTCAAGACGGTCCGTACCGGCAGTTGGGTGCGCCGCGACCGCCGCACTTACACGGCCTCACACCTGATCCTGGCCGCCGGCACCTGGGGGACCCAGCACCTGCTGTTCAACATGCGCGACAAAGGCAAGCTGCCGCGGTTGTCCGAGCGGCTCGGGGTCTTGACCCGAACCAACTCCGAATCCATCGTCGGCGCGGCGACGTTGAAGGTGGATCCCAAGCTGGACCTGACCCACGGGGTGGCGATCACGTCGTCGATCCACCCGACCAGCGACACCCACGTCGAGCCGGTCCGCTACGGCAAGGGATCCAACGCGATGGGCCTGCTGCAGACGCTGATGACCGACGGCTCCGGACCACAGGGCACCGATGTCCCGCGCTGGCGCCAGCTGCTGGACCAGGCCCGTGCGAATCCGCGGCTGATGCTGCGGATGCTCTACCCCAGGCAGTGGAGCGAGCGGACCACGATCGCGCTGGTGATGCAGCATCTGGACAACTCGATCACCACGTTCACCAAGCGTGGGAAGCTCGGCGTTCGCTGGTTCTCCAGCAAGCAGGGCCACGGCGAGCCGAACCCGAGCTGGATCCCGGTGGGCAACGAGGTGACGCGGCGCATCGCGGAGAAGATCGACGGCGTGGCCGGCGGCACCTGGGGTGAGCTGTTCAACATCCCGCTGACCGCCCACTTCCTGGGCGGCGCGGCGATCGGCGACAGCCCGTCCAACGGGGTCATCGACCCCTACCACCGCGTCTACGGCTACCCGTCGCTGTTCGTCGTCGATGGCGCGGCCATCTCGGCCAACCTGGGCGTGAACCCGTCGCTGTCCATCGCGGCCCAGGCCGAGCGGGCGGCGTCGCTCTGGCCCAACAAGGGCCAGAACGACCAGCGGCCGCTGCAGGGAGACGCATACCGGAGGCTGGACCCGATCGAACCGGAGCACCCGGTGGTGCCCGCCGACGCGCCGGGAGCGCTGCGGTGGCTGCCCATCGACCCGGTCAGCAAGACCAAGACCGGCTGACCAGGTCGCCCGTCAGCTCACCAGAGCCAGCGGCGCCCCGCTGATCACCCGGCTGCGCTGCCCGTGCACATCGACGGGCACGTCGCCCATCAGCGTGATCCGGTTCATCAGCCGGTACTGGTCGTCGTAGTCGTCGACGGCGCGGTGCTGGGTGGCCCGGTTGTCCCAGATAGCGACGTCGCCCGGCTGCCAGTTCCAGCGAATGGTGTTCTCCGGCGCGGTGATCCGGTTCTGCAGCAACTCAAACAGAGCGCTGGATTCGCGGCTGTCCAAGTCGACGAAGCTGCGCACGAAGTCGCCGGCCACCAGGGTGCGTTCCCCGGTCTCGGGGTGTACCCGCACCACGGGGTGCTCGGTCCGGAAGTCGGGCATCTCGAATGCCTGCCGGAACGCGCGTTGCAGATCCGTCATCGGCTGCTGCTGGACATAGTCGTAGCGGTTGGTGTGCACCGCCCACAGGTTGTCGGCCAGGTGCTTCAACGGGTCCGGGAGGTCGGCGTACGCCGTCGCGGTGTTGGCCCACAGTGTCGAACCGCCGTAGCTGGGCAGGGTGACCGCCCGCAGGATCGACGCGGCCGGGTAGTTGGCGGCGAACGTGACGTCGGTGTGCCAGCGGTTGGCCTTGCCGAGCTCGGAGTTGATCGGGGTGATGACCGGGGCGTCCGGGGCCAGCGCGGTGGCCGCCGGGTGACCGATCGGGGTGCCGAGCAGCGCGGCGAAGGCGAGTTGCTCACGGTCATCGAGGTGGTGCTGGTTGCGGAAGAAGATCACCTTGTGAGTCAGCAGCGCCGCGCGGATCTCTTCCACCGCATCGGGGGAGAGGTCGCCACTGAGGCGGAGGCCATCGACCTCCGCGCCGATGCGGCTGCCCAACTTGTGTACTGCTACCAGGTTTGTCATCGCTGTTCCTTCTGCGAGAGGGTGTAGTCAACTGACTACATAACAGCGAGTGTAGTCAACTGACTACGCCACGGCAAGGGGGGTGCCACTGATCACCCGACTGCGCTCGCCGCGGGCGTTGACCGGCACGTCGCCGAGCAGTGTGACGCGGTGCATGAGCCGGTGCTGGTTGTCGTAGTCGTCGACCGCGCGGTGCTGGGTGGCGCGGTTGTCCCAGATGGCCACGTCACCGGACTCCCAGCTCCAGCGAATGGTGTTCTCCGGCTGTGTGATTCGACGCTGCAGCAGCTCGAAGAGGACGTCGGAGTCTTGCGGGTCCAGTCCGACGAAGCTGCGCACGAAGTTACCGAGCAGCAGCGTGCGTTCGCCGGTTTCCGGGTGCACCCGCAGCACCGGGTGCTCGGTGCGGAAGTCGGGTTGCTGGAATCCGGTCACCATGGCCCGCTGTGCCTCCGTCAACGATTTCAGGTCGGACTCGCTGATCGCGTAGTCGAACTTGTTGGTGTGCAGTCCCCACAGGTTCTCGACGAGGTGCTGCAGCGGTTCGGGCAGTGCGGCATAGGCCGCGGCGGTATTGGCCCACAGGGTCGTCCCGCCGTAGCTCGGCAGGGTGACCGCGCGCAGGATCGAGGCCGCCGGCGGGTTGGCGGCGAAAGTCATGTCGGTGTGCCAGGACGTCGCCTTGCCCCACTCGGAGTTGATCGGGGTGATGATGTGGCCCTTCGCCCCGAACGCGGCCGCGGCCGGGTGGCCGACCGGGATGCCCAACAGCTCGGCGAACGCGAGTTGCCCGTCATCGTCCAGGTGGTGCTGGCCGCGGAAGAAGATCACTTTGTGCGTGAGCAACGCCTGGTGAATCTCGTCGACGGTGTCCTGGTCCAGGTCGCCGCCCAGCTGCACCCCGTCGAGGCGGGCGCCGATCCGGCTGCTCAGCTTGGTGACGGTAACCGCGTGTGTCATCTCGTGTTCCTTTTCCGGACGATCTGTGTAGTCAGTTGACTACCACGTTAACGTAGACACGTGACTACACGTGCGGCAAGCGTTTCGCGCGGCGCGATTCCCACCGGCCGGGAAGAGGTGGCGGCCGCGGTGCTGCAGGCGGCTGCTGAGCTGTTCGCCGAGCGAGGACCCGCCGCGACCTCCATCCGCGACATCGCCGCAAGGTCAAAGGTGAACCACGGCTTGGTGTTTCGTCACTTCGGCACGAAGGAGAAATTGGTCGGCGCGGTCCTCGACCACCTGAGCACGGCCACCACCACGGCGCGGCAGCACGGGGCCTCGGACGCAGAAGTCGAGCAAGCCATGGAGCGGCATCTGCGGGTGATAGCCCGCACCCTGCTGGACGGCTACCCGGTCGGACAGCTGCAGACGCATTTCCCCGGCATGTCGCAGCTGCTGGAGGCGGCGCGACCGCATTTCCCCGACGATCGCAGCGCGCGACTGGCGGTGGCCAACGCCGCTGCCCTGCAATTCGGCTGGCGGCTGTTCGAGCCGTTCCTGCGGGCTTCGACCGGACTGGATGACTTGTCCGACGATGAGTTGCGGCAGTCCGTGATGGCCGAGTTGGCCCGCATGGTCCAACCGCACTGACTCCCGAGAGCCGCGCTGCCTGCGGCGCAGGAATTCCGCAAGGTTTTCCCATGGATCGGGCCAGTGGGCCGGCCGATCCTTTGCACATGAAGACGAAGGCAGCAAGGCAGTTGAGTTTCGCCGGGGCGCTGGTCGCGCTGGCCACCGCGGGACTGATCACGTTTCCCGCTGCGGCACAGGCTAATCCGGGCGGCGGTGCCGGCCGGATGTATGGCGACCCCGCGGCGGCAGCACCGTTCTGGCGCCGGCAGGCCGACAACAGGGCCTGCGCACTGGTCGCGGTGGCCGATGTGGTCGGTGAGATCACCGGCAACGAACCCACCGAGGGCGAGGTCAAGGCGGTGGCTTCCAACACCCCGAACTCGGCTGGGACCGGACCGATCTTCAACGGCAACGGCACCGACCCTTGGGACGTAGCGGTTCTGCTGGGGCACTACGGTATTGCGACCAACAGGGGCCAGTTCACCATCGGGACGCTGGCACCGGAGTTGGGCGCGGGGCACAAAGTGCTCGCCGCGGTCAACGGCGAGACGCTATGGAATCAGCCTGGTGACCATGCCCACGAGGACCACTTCGTCGTCGTCACCGGCATCGATACCGCCGCAAATGTGGTGCACCTCAACGACCCCGGCGTCGACTACGGCCGCGACGAGGTGGTTCCCTTCGCGGTCTTCGAAGCATCGTGGGCCACCGGCGCCCACTTCGCCGTCATAGCCAAGTGATCGGGCCGCACTGATCGTCGCGGTGGGCCGTGCCGTACGGTGGGCCCGTGCAGGGGCGGGCATGACAACTCTGATCCTCACCGACAACGTCCACACGCACGCGCTGGCCGTCGAATTGCAGGGACGGTACGGCGAGAGTGATGTCTACCAGTCACTGATCGGCCAACTGCCGGGCGTGCCGCGCATCGACGTCAAGGGCAGCGTGGCGGAGATCTGTCAGCGTTATGACCTGGTCTTCTCGCTGCACTGCAAGCAGATCTTTCCGGCGGCGTTGCTCGACGGGGTCAGATGCGTGAACGTCCACCCGGGGTTGAACCCATACAACCGCGGGTGGTTCCCGCAGGTCTTCTCCATCATCGACGGACAGCAAGCCGGCGTGACGATCCATGAGATGGACGACCAACTGGACCACGGCCCGATCATTGCGCAGCGGGAATGTCCGATCGCTTCCTGGGACACCTCGGGCAGCGTGTATGCCCGGCTGCTGGCTATCGAGCGGGAGCTGGTGCTCGAACACTTCGCCGCGATCCGCGAAGGAAGTTATCGGGCGGAGCCGATGGCCAAGGAGGGCAACCTCAACCTCAAGAAGGACTTCGAGCGGCTGCGGCAATTGGACCTGGACGAACACGGGTCGTTCGGGAAGTTCCTGGATCGCCTCCGGGCGCTGACACACGACGAGTTCCGCAACGCCTGGTTCGTCGATTCCTCGGGTCGGAAGGTATTCGTCCGTGTCGTACTCGAGCCCGAAGAGCAGCTCTGACCAGGCCGCCCTAATTATGTTAGGCTGCCCTAACTCGATGGCTTGCGGGACGTCCCGCTGATCTGGAGGCGGGGGTCATGCTGCGCGACAGCGCTGTGCTTCCCGTACCCGCGTTCGACATCGCGTTCATCGGAAGCGGTATCGCGTGCTCGATGACCTTGCTGGAGATGGCCGAGGTCCTCGTGCGTCGCCCGGCGCCCGCCAAACTCCGCATCGCGGTGGTGGAACGTGACGAGCAGTTCTGGTGCGGGATCGCCTACGGACGGCGGTCAAGTATCCGCTCGCTCGCCATTCAGAAGCTCGACGAGTTCGCCGACGAACCCGAAAAGGGTGCCTACTGCGGCTGGCTGGAGCGGTACAAGGACGCCTGGTTGACATTCCTGCGGCAGGAGGGGGGCGAGGCCGCGGCCCGCTGGCTCGACGACAACCGCGACGCGCTGAGCCAGAACCGGTGGGGCGGGGTCTACCTACCGCGATTCCTGTTCGGCAGGTTCATCTCTGAGCAGATCGCCGCCACCATCGCTGATCTCTGCGGCCGCGGACTGGCCGAGATAGCGACCATCCACGCCGAAGCCGTCAGCGCGGATGCGGTGGACGGGCACTTCGTCGTCGGCTTGGTCCCGTCGGCCGGCGACGGTCCCACGGAGATCCACGCACAACGGGTGGTCGCGGCTATCGGCAGCCCGCCGGCCAAGGCGATCGTCGATGGCGATCGCGAGCCGGCATTCACCTACATCAACGACCTTTACAGCCCCGACGGTGAGAGCAACGTGCAGCGGTTACGCCGGGCGCTGGACGGTGTCCCGGTGCGGGAACAGCGCAACGTCCTGGTCGTGGGATCCAACGCCACCTCACTTGAAGTGCTTTACCTGATGCACCATGAGCCGGCCATCCGCGAACGAATCGGCTCCATCACCGTCATCTCGCGCTCCGGGATGTTGCCCCACATGATCTGCGACGAGCCGCTCGAGTTCGAATTCCCGCGACTCGGCGAGTTGGTGGCGGCGCAGACGGTCAGTGCCGCCGAGTTGATGGACGCCATCCGCGCGGACCTGCGAACCGCCGCGGAACGGTCTTTGAACCTGGCCGATCTGTACCACGACGTGGGCGCGCTGATCGGTGCGGCGTTTCGCAAGATGGGCCCAGAAGAGCTGGAAGAGTTCTTCTGCGTCCACGGCATGGACTACACGAAGCTGGTCCGTCGTGCTGGACGCGACTGCCGACAGGCGGCAGCGGAGTCGGCCGCCGAAGGCACCTTGACCATGGTTGCCGGAGAGGTGCTGGGTGTGGAGCCGTGCGCCTCCGGCGGGCCCTTCGCCCGGGTGCGCTACCGGGCGCGAGGCATCGAGCAGACGCACCCCGAACAGTTTGCGGCAGTGGTGAATTGCGGCGGTTTCGAAGAGCTGGACACCTGTTCGGCACCATTTCTGGCCAGCAGCCTGCGCAACGGTCTGTGCCGGCCCAACCGCACCAACCGGGGTGTCCTGGTGAACGACGAATTCGAGGCCAGCCCGGGATTTTTCGTCATTGGTCCGCTGAACGGTGGCAATTTCAATCTTCGCATCCGCTTCTGGCATGTCGAGAGTGCCCCTCGCATCCGCTCCCTGGCGAAATCGCTGGCTGCCGTGCTGGTTTCGTCGGTGCAGCCGAGCCTGGTCGAGAGAGCCGGATGAACGTCCGAGGCGCCGAGCGGCTCATCCGGAGCGTGATATTCCGGGGTCCGGGTCGATGCAATCTCTGCGGCAAGAAGGTCCGCTTCAAAAGCATCAGCCGCACCTTGGGCCGGACCCTGGCTGAGCGTGAATTCCCCTACTCGTTGGACGAATTCGAGACGTTGAACCATCGCCGGTACCTGTGCCCGGTGTGCGGGTCCACCGACCGAGACCGGCTCTACCAGCTCTATGTCGAGCGGTTCCTGCCGCCCGGCGGGTTGCGCCGGGTGGTTGAGTTCGCCCCTGCGGCAGCACTGTCTGCATATCTGCGCGGCCGGGACGACTTCCAGTACCGATCCGCCGACCTG
It contains:
- a CDS encoding DUF5319 domain-containing protein, producing the protein MRDHLPPGLPPDPFADDPMDPSAALEAVEPGQPLDQQERMAVEADLADLAVYEALLAHRGIRGLVVCCDECQQDHYHDWDMLRANLLQLLIDGTVRPHEPAYDPEPDAYVTWDYCRGYADASLNEATSDADGFRRHL
- the sigD gene encoding ECF RNA polymerase sigma factor SigD, which encodes MTMQGERLDAVVVEAAAGDRNALREVLETIRPIVVRYCRARVGTVERGGLSADDVAQEVCLATITALPRYRDRGRPFLAFLYGIAAHKVADAHRAAGRDLAYPAEEVPERRSSDAGPEQRAIEADSVTRMNELLEILPAKQREILILRVVVGLSAEETAAAVGSTTGAVRVAQHRALQRLRDEIVAAGEYA
- the guaB gene encoding IMP dehydrogenase yields the protein MSRGMSGLEDSSDLVGSPYVRVGGLSGDPVPTGGDDPHKIAMLGLTFDDVLLLPAASDVVPATADTSSQLTKRVRLKVPLVSSAMDTVTESRMAIAMARAGGMGVLHRNLPVAEQAGQVEMVKRSEAGMVTDPVTCRPDNTLAQVDALCARFRISGLPVVDDDGALVGIITNRDMRFEVDQNRQVAEVMTKSPLITAQEGVSASAALGLLRRNKIEKLPIVDGHGRLTGLITVKDFVKTEQHPLATKDSDGRLLVGAAVGVGGDAWVRAMMLVDAGVDVLVVDTAHAHNRLVLDMVNKLKLEVGDRVDVVGGNVATRSAAAALVDAGADAVKVGVGPGSICTTRVVAGVGAPQITAILEAVAVCRPHGVPVIADGGLQYSGDIAKALAAGASAAMLGSLLAGTAEAPGELIFVNGKQYKSYRGMGSLGAMQGRGGAKSYSKDRYFADDALSEDKLVPEGIEGRVPFRGPLGSVIHQLTGGLRAAMGYTGSPTIEVLQQAQFVRITPAGLKESHPHDVAMTVEAPNYYAR
- a CDS encoding GuaB3 family IMP dehydrogenase-related protein, whose protein sequence is MVEIGMGRSARRTYELSEINIVPSRRTRSSQDVSTAWQLDAYRFEIPLLAHPTDALVSPEFAIEFGRLGGLAVLNGEGLIGRHADVQGKITQLIEAATKEPEPSAAIRLLQELHAAPLNPDLLGAAVARIREAGVTTAVRLSPQNAQALTPVLLQAGVDLLVIQGTIVSAERVASDGEPLNLKTFISELDIPVVAGGVQDHRTALHLMRTGAAGVIVGYGSTRGVTTTDEVLGISVAMATAIADAAAARREYLDETGGRYVHVLADGDIHTSGELAKAIACGADAVMLGTPLAESAEALGEGWFWPSAAAHPSLPRGALLQIAVGERPPLQRVLNGPSDDPFGTLNLVGGLRRAMAKAGYCDLKEFQKVGLTVAS
- a CDS encoding GMC family oxidoreductase, which gives rise to MKPDFDVLIIGSGFGGSVSALRLTEKGYRVGVLEAGRRYEDKDFAKTSWDLRKFLWAPKLGCYGIQRIHPLKNVMILAGAGVGGGSLNYANTLYIPPDPFFNDQQWKHITDWRDELMPHYQQAQRMLGVVYNPTFTDADRIFKEVADEMGCGDTWVPTPVGVFFGPDGTQTPGKTVPDPYFGGAGPARTGCMECGCCMTGCRHGAKNTLLKNYLALAESAGAQVIPMTTVKGFEQRGDGLWEVKTVRTGSWVRRDRRTYTASHLILAAGTWGTQHLLFNMRDKGKLPRLSERLGVLTRTNSESIVGAATLKVDPKLDLTHGVAITSSIHPTSDTHVEPVRYGKGSNAMGLLQTLMTDGSGPQGTDVPRWRQLLDQARANPRLMLRMLYPRQWSERTTIALVMQHLDNSITTFTKRGKLGVRWFSSKQGHGEPNPSWIPVGNEVTRRIAEKIDGVAGGTWGELFNIPLTAHFLGGAAIGDSPSNGVIDPYHRVYGYPSLFVVDGAAISANLGVNPSLSIAAQAERAASLWPNKGQNDQRPLQGDAYRRLDPIEPEHPVVPADAPGALRWLPIDPVSKTKTG
- a CDS encoding anti-sigma-D factor RsdA — protein: MRSSDFGNDRPALDEVARTDLLLDALAARTEGVFGDPVGFEDEALTALLGEWRDDLRWPPASALVSQDEAEDALRDGMMDNNRGRRGLAAVGSVAATLLMLSGFGAVVGDARPGDLLYGLHAMMFNEPRVSDDQIMLSAKADLAKVEQMIAQGKWDQAQTQLAEVSSTLQAVNDGGRRQGLLDEVNQLNTKVEKRDPNAMTRPASPPTTELAVPSAPANSRTPQPLAPATEPSPPVAVDASTSPETPEPVDSTTPTPAPTTTPPASTTTVPSTSPTPSTTKPKASTTTPTTQPGTTTPTTTAKPKSSTSASPNSPAAGPGSPAPSTPSGELWDTTSGPATPRTSLPTSTRP